A genomic region of Zea mays cultivar B73 chromosome 6, Zm-B73-REFERENCE-NAM-5.0, whole genome shotgun sequence contains the following coding sequences:
- the LOC103629944 gene encoding protein ALTERED XYLOGLUCAN 4-like, with protein sequence MVPLPTSPSSSSASSSSPRQLHSSSSGEWHAVVRRNVKSSLLLLLVLSTVFVFSVLHSSHGFGATTPDQQALTQTQTQTQTQSTDHGAVDRFVPGEEEGVPAENNEASEQSSDISLPSANTSAVPAPASSRAEQTGYSVGAAAHAEEKCDMSVGKWVREPRGPVYTNLTCPTLPDFKNCHKYGKDPGHLFWRWQPDGCDLPRFEPERFLDVARGKRMAFIGDSLARNQMDSLLCLLSQAEAPTDVYRDAFDKFRTWHFPAHDFTLMAMWTEFYARGEPVLDAGGKPTASFDIHLDRLNANWTSRLPGLDYAVISGGNWFFRVNYLWEDGRRIGCVNCRKPGLADLGIAYAVRRVVRAALEAVARCRDCKDSLVTFVRTYTPDHFEHGSWFSGGYCNRTRPLEEGDLDPRSIGWELRRVQSQEVARVRETSGSTKFELLDVTKAMMLRADGHPGWHYDKRWVRNASDCLHWCLPGPVDTWNDMLLRRLTQISPQPLLR encoded by the exons ATGGTGCCACTTCCCACCTCTCCGTCCTCAAGCAGCGCGTCCAGCTCGAGCCCGAGACAGCTgcacagcagcagcagcggcgAGTGGCACGCCGTGGTGCGGCGGAACGTCAAGTCCTCGCTGCTGCTGCTCCTGGTGCTCTCCACCGTCTTCGTCTTCTCCGTCCTGCACTCGTCGCACGGCTTCGGCGCAACGACGCCTGACCAGCAAGCGCTGACGCAGACGCAGACGCAGACGCAGACGCAGAGCACGGACCATGGAGCCGTCGATCGTTTTGTGCCgggagaggaggaaggcgtccCTGCCGAGAACAATGAGGCGTCGGAACAGAGCTCAGACATCTCGTTGCCATCAGCCAACACGTCGGCTGTTCCTGCTCCTGCGTCGAGCAGAGCAGAGCAGACAG GTTATTCGGTAGGAGCGGCGGCGCATGCGGAGGAGAAATGCGACATGTCTGTGGGGAAATGGGTGAGGGAGCCGCGGGGCCCTGTGTACACGAACCTGACGTGCCCGACGCTGCCGGACTTCAAGAACTGCCACAAGTACGGCAAGGACCCCGGGCACCTCTTCTGGCGGTGGCAGCCCGACGGCTGCGACCTGCCGCGGTTCGAGCCGGAGCGCTTCCTGGACGTCGCCCGCGGGAAGAGGATGGCGTTCATCGGCGACTCGCTCGCGCGCAACCAGATGGACTCCCTGCTCTGCCTCCTCTCGCAG GCCGAGGCGCCCACGGACGTGTACCGCGACGCCTTCGACAAGTTCCGGACGTGGCACTTCCCGGCGCACGACTTCACGCTCATGGCGATGTGGACGGAGTTCTACGCGCGCGGCGAGCCGGTGCTCGACGCCGGCGGCAAGCCCACCGCCTCCTTCGACATCCACCTCGACAGGCTCAACGCCAACTGGACCAGCCGCCTGCCGGGGCTGGACTACGCGGTCATCTCCGGCGGCAACTGGTTCTTCCGCGTCAACTACCTGTGGGAGGACGGCCGCCGGATCGGCTGCGTCAACTGCCGCAAGCCCGGCCTCGCGGACCTGGGCATCGCCTACGCCGTCCGCCGCGTCGTCCGCGCGGCGCTCGAGGCCGTCGCCCGGTGCCGGGACTGCAAGGACAGCCTCGTCACCTTCGTGCGCACCTACACGCCCGACCACTTCGAGCACGGTTCCTGGTTCAGTGGCGGCTACTGCAACAGGACGCGGCCGCTGGAGGAAGGCGACCTCGATCCGAGGAGCATCGGGTGGGAGCTGAGGAGGGTGCAGAGCCAAGAGGTGGCGAGGGTGAGGGAGACCAGCGGCAGCACCAAGTTTGAGCTGCTGGACGTCACCAAGGCGATGATGCTGCGCGCCGACGGCCACCCGGGCTGGCACTACGACAAACGCTGGGTCAGGAACGCCAGCGACTGCCTGCACTGGTGCCTGCCCGGCCCTGTCGACACGTGGAACGACATGCTGCTCCGGAGGCTCACACAAATCTCGCCTCAGCCGCTGCTGCGTTGA